One segment of Ferrimicrobium acidiphilum DSM 19497 DNA contains the following:
- a CDS encoding G1 family glutamic endopeptidase, whose translation MVAKWNVPSVGSPAGTNAYSSIWPGIGSGKASSNQLLQAGSEQDISWQYVLHYGWEATTSYYLWWEAYPFNAQQQVNIAVSPGQTIFVNVAYYGSSTAHYYIKNESTGVATSFDASFSGGFTGLNAEWIVERTQVGNNYPPLADFNNTTFSDANAEQGSTWNGVGNWSHNYLDMYDWHNDDSEVTDAYPGPISSGNTFTLYWSNYGDTDAVNT comes from the coding sequence TGGAACGTTCCATCAGTCGGGAGCCCTGCGGGCACGAATGCATACTCCTCCATCTGGCCAGGGATAGGATCGGGAAAGGCGAGTTCGAACCAGCTCCTACAAGCAGGCAGTGAGCAGGACATTAGCTGGCAGTATGTCCTTCATTATGGATGGGAGGCGACTACTTCCTACTACCTTTGGTGGGAGGCGTATCCGTTCAATGCCCAGCAACAGGTCAACATCGCAGTGAGTCCAGGACAGACCATCTTCGTCAACGTTGCCTACTACGGCTCCTCGACGGCGCACTACTACATCAAGAACGAATCAACGGGAGTTGCCACCAGTTTCGATGCCTCCTTCAGTGGTGGTTTCACCGGCTTGAATGCCGAATGGATCGTAGAGCGTACCCAAGTGGGCAACAACTATCCGCCGCTAGCCGACTTTAACAACACGACCTTCAGCGACGCCAACGCGGAACAGGGAAGCACCTGGAATGGTGTTGGAAACTGGAGCCATAATTACCTGGACATGTATGACTGGCACAACGACGATTCCGAAGTTACCGACGCCTATCCTGGACCGATAAGCTCTGGGAATACCTTCACTCTCTATTGGTCCAACTACGGGGATACTGACGCAGTAAACACATGA
- a CDS encoding helix-turn-helix domain-containing protein, which translates to MLGVMRSTAYKASAEGTFPVSIIRVGGRWRVSQEALRRLLDVGRGVSSQRALCR; encoded by the coding sequence ATGTTGGGGGTTATGCGTTCGACCGCTTATAAGGCAAGCGCAGAAGGCACCTTTCCAGTTTCCATTATCAGAGTTGGTGGTCGGTGGCGTGTCTCTCAAGAGGCGCTTCGTCGGCTCTTGGACGTGGGCAGAGGGGTCAGCAGCCAGCGGGCACTATGTCGCTAA
- a CDS encoding tyrosine-type recombinase/integrase encodes MAGSMRLVAQPGTLELRVFVGRDSLGKVKHRYVRFRGTKRQAERELARLVSEQEAKPAPIVETELRWNSTTTINDAIIAWRDNGWADLSPSTTRRYESLWKVQIKDSIGRRRISSLSSYDVEKYLRGLKDKGLAEATVRQVRSVLGRACRLARKWSGGALPNPIADSELPSWSIESHTPVRAPSLDEVQRLLVGAQSLDPRISCILRIIVATGMRRGEACAIRWNDCDLILGTIRIDESIVSNKGSATVKSPKTRASIRSVAIDEGTLDELLRLRKIQENLAQSADMTLDVDAVVFSFGPDGLTPPHPDSISHAFTRTRTLAGVGDDIHLHSLRHFQATALDAVISEKQKQSRLGWTNAVMARHYTDSVPEEDRRAAEHIGRLLGKGTGNDVDLKEPHAGQAMGSD; translated from the coding sequence ATGGCAGGAAGCATGCGGCTGGTGGCCCAACCGGGCACCTTGGAACTGCGTGTGTTCGTGGGTCGAGACAGCCTGGGAAAGGTCAAGCATCGCTACGTTCGCTTCCGCGGTACAAAACGTCAGGCCGAACGAGAGCTTGCCCGGCTGGTGTCTGAGCAGGAGGCAAAGCCAGCACCAATCGTTGAGACCGAGTTGCGGTGGAACTCGACGACCACCATCAACGACGCAATCATTGCTTGGCGCGACAATGGCTGGGCAGATCTCTCCCCATCCACGACACGTAGGTACGAGAGTTTATGGAAGGTCCAGATCAAAGACTCGATTGGTCGAAGGCGTATCTCCTCGTTGTCATCCTATGACGTCGAGAAGTACCTACGTGGGTTAAAGGACAAAGGGCTGGCTGAAGCCACGGTTCGCCAGGTTCGATCCGTCTTGGGTCGGGCGTGCCGATTGGCTCGAAAGTGGAGCGGTGGAGCTTTGCCCAACCCGATTGCAGACTCAGAGCTGCCGAGTTGGTCGATTGAGTCTCACACGCCAGTGAGGGCTCCTTCACTTGATGAGGTGCAGAGGTTGCTTGTTGGGGCCCAAAGCCTGGATCCACGCATCAGTTGTATTCTTCGCATCATCGTTGCCACCGGCATGCGTAGGGGCGAGGCCTGTGCGATTCGCTGGAACGATTGTGATCTCATACTCGGTACCATTCGCATCGATGAGTCGATTGTATCGAATAAGGGGAGCGCAACCGTGAAGTCGCCAAAGACAAGAGCGAGCATACGAAGCGTTGCGATCGACGAGGGAACCTTAGATGAACTTCTTAGACTGCGCAAGATTCAAGAGAACTTAGCTCAGTCGGCGGATATGACGCTCGATGTCGATGCCGTTGTTTTCTCTTTTGGGCCGGATGGCTTGACACCGCCACATCCTGACTCTATTTCCCACGCTTTCACGAGGACAAGAACGCTGGCGGGTGTTGGGGACGACATCCACCTGCATTCTCTGCGTCACTTCCAGGCGACTGCGCTCGACGCCGTGATCTCAGAGAAGCAGAAACAGTCGCGACTCGGGTGGACGAATGCGGTCATGGCTCGTCACTACACCGACTCGGTGCCAGAAGAGGATAGACGAGCAGCTGAACATATTGGTCGACTGCTCGGTAAGGGAACTGGGAACGATGTTGATCTCAAAGAACCACACGCCGGACAGGCTATGGGCTCCGACTGA
- the sodN gene encoding superoxide dismutase, Ni, whose translation MFLTKVLTLVDTLRAPAQASAHCDLPCGVYDPAQARIEAESIKAIVEKYNASDDQYFRDRATLIKEERAAEVNHHLDVLWYQYFQPAHLEKYPQLHEVFWNAKKLTSQVKRANDVAIADQLLASIGQISDIFWETKK comes from the coding sequence ATGTTCCTAACAAAAGTGCTCACGTTGGTAGACACACTACGCGCTCCAGCCCAGGCTTCGGCGCATTGTGACTTGCCTTGCGGTGTTTACGATCCCGCACAGGCAAGAATCGAGGCCGAATCCATCAAAGCGATCGTGGAAAAGTACAATGCCTCCGACGATCAATACTTCCGAGACCGTGCAACCTTGATCAAGGAAGAGCGTGCGGCTGAAGTAAATCACCACCTCGACGTGTTGTGGTATCAGTATTTTCAGCCCGCCCACCTTGAAAAGTATCCACAACTACATGAGGTGTTCTGGAACGCCAAGAAGCTCACTAGCCAGGTAAAGCGGGCTAATGACGTAGCGATAGCCGATCAGCTGCTCGCCAGCATCGGACAAATCAGTGACATCTTTTGGGAGACCAAGAAGTAA
- a CDS encoding S26 family signal peptidase, whose product MGDSMEPTLLAGDRLLVAKWRGIPVRQIIVLRDPRSSDDIVKRLLRRSRSSVWVEGDNPSRSTDSRQLGWFPRKGVVGWAVYRYYPPDRVGSLVGE is encoded by the coding sequence GTGGGAGATTCCATGGAACCTACACTCTTGGCCGGTGACAGATTACTGGTCGCTAAATGGCGTGGCATTCCCGTCAGGCAGATCATCGTTTTGCGTGATCCTCGGTCGAGCGATGACATAGTAAAGAGACTGTTACGTCGGTCGCGATCTTCTGTTTGGGTGGAGGGCGATAACCCTTCGCGCTCCACTGACAGTCGTCAGCTGGGCTGGTTCCCCAGGAAAGGCGTTGTTGGCTGGGCTGTCTATCGTTATTACCCTCCGGATAGGGTAGGAAGCTTGGTAGGTGAGTAG
- a CDS encoding glycosyltransferase yields the protein MISYHASPVAVPGSGVNGGMNVYVRALTTHLARAGVECDIFSASLNTTRVESTRLESGLWLHSLPVQKHTGVETTPDYTGIPEFADRVVEHMLRSPIRYDAVHANYWLSGVAAHRVKHDLDIPMITTFHTLEKAKHSLGALIDNRSSLRIHQEARILGCSDAVLASGDDEAKWLLDLYQAPEEKVVQLPLGIDRAFFSPGPPGPAREAIGFDDGIPIVLYVGRIQSLKGTALAVETLAHLLARRSARLIIVGGPSGLDGEREFKRVSELVSSHGLDELVTVVDPMSHELLSTYYRAADVVIVPSVSESFGLVALEAMGCGTPVVATDAGGLRTVVDAGRSGILVKDRQASAFAQAIDSLLANPVQYRAMSQRAASRAESFTWAASAQRLISVVDRIVAQDVLVNCMSCA from the coding sequence GTGATTAGCTACCATGCCTCACCTGTGGCGGTGCCCGGGTCCGGGGTTAACGGTGGCATGAATGTTTACGTTAGGGCACTCACGACCCATCTCGCTCGTGCTGGGGTGGAGTGTGATATATTTTCTGCGAGCCTCAATACTACTCGGGTGGAGTCTACGCGACTCGAATCAGGGCTCTGGTTGCATTCGTTGCCGGTACAGAAACACACTGGAGTCGAAACCACCCCGGACTATACCGGCATACCAGAGTTTGCGGATCGCGTGGTTGAACACATGCTGCGCTCTCCGATTCGTTACGATGCTGTGCACGCAAACTACTGGCTTTCAGGGGTTGCGGCGCATCGTGTTAAGCACGATCTTGACATCCCTATGATTACCACTTTTCATACGCTGGAAAAGGCCAAGCATTCACTTGGCGCTCTGATCGATAACAGATCGAGTTTGCGAATTCATCAAGAGGCCCGGATTCTGGGTTGTTCCGATGCCGTATTGGCGTCCGGCGATGACGAAGCCAAGTGGCTTCTCGACCTCTACCAGGCTCCCGAGGAGAAGGTAGTGCAGTTGCCCCTTGGCATCGATCGAGCCTTTTTCTCGCCTGGGCCGCCGGGTCCTGCTCGTGAAGCGATTGGGTTCGATGATGGGATCCCTATTGTCCTCTACGTCGGCCGCATCCAATCGCTCAAGGGTACGGCGCTGGCGGTCGAGACGCTCGCACATTTGCTTGCTCGACGGAGTGCTCGACTGATCATTGTTGGTGGACCATCGGGTCTGGATGGAGAACGAGAGTTCAAGCGTGTCTCCGAACTTGTGAGCAGCCATGGCTTGGACGAATTGGTTACCGTGGTCGATCCGATGTCGCACGAGCTATTGTCGACCTATTACCGTGCGGCTGATGTCGTAATTGTGCCTTCTGTGAGTGAGTCATTTGGCCTGGTAGCCCTGGAGGCGATGGGGTGTGGAACGCCAGTAGTCGCTACTGATGCCGGTGGACTGCGGACCGTGGTTGACGCAGGACGCTCAGGTATTTTGGTGAAAGACCGGCAGGCATCGGCATTTGCCCAGGCCATTGACTCGTTGCTAGCTAACCCCGTCCAGTATCGCGCAATGTCGCAGCGGGCGGCGAGTCGTGCGGAATCATTCACATGGGCGGCGAGTGCGCAACGATTGATAAGCGTTGTGGATCGAATTGTCGCACAGGATGTTCTAGTCAACTGCATGAGTTGTGCTTGA
- the proC gene encoding pyrroline-5-carboxylate reductase, with translation MYDLLVVGGGAMGGALAVGMGGAEGGPRSIAILDHTPAKAQAIASMLPAGAAVNTLEPAEVYLLAVKPHHMRGVLSSLPVGAKAISVAAGVRLEQLKSWAPSGCEVVRAMPNTACEIAAGVTAICGDENDGALIARAKELFQLVGEVFVIAENQFDVVSALSGSGPAYVFLLIEAMQEAGITLGIPASVSLDLARATIRGAGMLADSKRVDPRSLRLAVTSPGGMTAAAIAVFEELGLRHQTLAAVKAAAQRAQVLSAHADE, from the coding sequence ATGTATGATTTGCTGGTGGTCGGCGGGGGTGCCATGGGGGGCGCCTTGGCAGTTGGTATGGGGGGTGCTGAAGGCGGTCCACGCTCGATTGCTATTCTCGATCATACACCAGCAAAGGCGCAGGCTATAGCCTCGATGTTGCCCGCTGGAGCGGCAGTCAACACGCTTGAGCCAGCCGAGGTTTATTTGCTTGCCGTAAAGCCGCACCACATGAGGGGTGTGTTATCCAGTCTCCCAGTCGGAGCCAAGGCGATATCGGTTGCTGCGGGAGTGCGACTTGAACAGCTTAAGTCTTGGGCACCTTCTGGATGTGAAGTCGTTCGTGCCATGCCTAATACGGCCTGCGAGATAGCAGCTGGGGTGACGGCTATCTGCGGTGATGAGAACGATGGAGCCTTGATTGCGCGTGCCAAGGAGCTCTTTCAGCTCGTTGGCGAGGTTTTTGTGATTGCCGAGAACCAGTTTGATGTAGTGAGTGCGCTTTCTGGTAGTGGACCTGCTTATGTCTTCCTGCTCATTGAGGCGATGCAGGAGGCCGGAATAACTCTTGGAATACCAGCATCTGTCTCGCTCGATCTGGCACGTGCCACGATCCGAGGAGCAGGTATGTTGGCTGATTCGAAGCGGGTTGATCCTCGATCTTTGAGGTTGGCGGTCACGTCTCCTGGTGGAATGACCGCCGCTGCGATAGCTGTTTTTGAAGAGTTGGGATTGCGTCATCAGACGCTCGCTGCCGTAAAAGCGGCGGCCCAGCGCGCGCAAGTGCTCTCAGCACATGCTGATGAGTAG
- the hemA gene encoding glutamyl-tRNA reductase codes for MSVILLSVNEADVGVEFDRFALTRPDEEGLRSALRGLIEDGSIEEALLLCTCARTELYVMAGQFHSTVDEVASVLARALQLPVTEVQPVTRVMYGRAAVRHLLRVTGGLESTIVGESEILSQVKQALMAARDSKIVSGSLGRYFERALEVGKRIRNETLIGSGNVSVTSAAALLAMSLESDLPGFSPRVGVVGSGAIGSEVARVLVDRGATVTVMSSSPERRELLLRELVGVAVAPTSDLSSQLASLDTLVMAGSSDRMSLDASMLEGYSGLRIIDLCRPRTIDRGMAELAGVVLLDLDDVNKFVSDQLAERMEAVDAVELIIESELADFGELAWLQDMNPVLRSLYEEAEQVRVSELSRSLKRLGSSDPRVAQELELLTHRIVNKLLHHPASSLRERAGAEGFAEFLEDFKTIFRL; via the coding sequence ATGTCTGTCATACTTTTAAGTGTTAATGAGGCTGATGTCGGTGTCGAGTTTGATCGGTTTGCGCTCACTCGACCTGATGAGGAGGGGCTTCGCTCTGCTCTTCGAGGTCTAATCGAAGATGGCTCCATCGAAGAGGCATTGCTGCTATGCACCTGTGCGCGTACTGAGCTCTATGTCATGGCAGGTCAGTTTCATTCAACAGTCGACGAGGTGGCGTCAGTCCTCGCGCGAGCATTGCAGCTTCCTGTAACAGAAGTTCAGCCGGTTACCCGTGTAATGTACGGAAGGGCCGCAGTCCGGCACCTTTTGAGAGTGACGGGAGGGTTGGAGTCCACGATTGTTGGCGAGAGTGAAATTTTGTCGCAGGTAAAACAGGCATTAATGGCTGCTCGTGATAGCAAAATTGTTTCGGGCTCCCTTGGCAGATATTTTGAACGTGCACTGGAAGTGGGGAAACGTATACGCAATGAGACGCTAATTGGCTCTGGAAATGTTTCGGTCACGTCTGCTGCTGCATTGCTCGCGATGTCTCTGGAGAGTGATCTCCCAGGATTTTCCCCTCGAGTCGGTGTGGTGGGGTCGGGGGCGATCGGATCTGAAGTAGCACGAGTTCTGGTTGATAGAGGTGCCACGGTTACGGTCATGTCCTCGTCACCGGAGCGCCGCGAGCTCCTGCTTCGAGAGCTGGTAGGTGTTGCAGTTGCTCCAACAAGCGACTTGTCGAGTCAGCTTGCTTCACTCGATACCCTGGTCATGGCTGGTTCCTCTGACAGGATGTCTCTTGATGCCTCGATGCTTGAAGGATACTCTGGGTTACGCATCATAGATCTTTGCAGACCACGAACGATCGATCGAGGCATGGCCGAGCTTGCCGGTGTGGTACTTCTAGATCTCGACGATGTGAATAAGTTCGTGTCCGATCAGCTTGCGGAACGCATGGAAGCAGTCGATGCTGTTGAGCTTATTATCGAATCTGAATTGGCAGACTTCGGTGAGTTGGCGTGGTTGCAGGACATGAATCCAGTGCTCCGAAGTTTGTATGAAGAGGCTGAACAGGTGCGAGTTAGCGAGCTCAGTCGGTCATTGAAAAGGTTGGGTTCCAGCGACCCAAGGGTCGCCCAAGAACTCGAGCTTCTAACTCATAGGATAGTGAATAAGTTGCTTCATCACCCTGCTTCCTCCCTGAGAGAACGAGCTGGAGCAGAGGGTTTTGCGGAGTTTCTAGAAGACTTCAAGACGATCTTCCGATTGTGA
- the hemC gene encoding hydroxymethylbilane synthase, whose protein sequence is MSDSVRIATRGSELALWQANLVAALLPTPTEIVIVETEGDRSADRNLAEIGGQGVFVKEVQQKLLDSQVRLAVHSAKDLPSAIVGGLEVAAWLARADPRDVIVGSLLKDLPRGAHVGTSSTRRAAQLLALRPDVEIEILRGNIRTRLKKGQRMDAIFVAAAALERLDLHPPVMEILEPEVMLPQVGQGAIAVECRSDDFEMLGLLASINDRDTQQEILAERSFLQVFGTGCSLPIGGFARAGEDGLMLYGMVAKSDGTRVLRAAQSGDEPIELGRSLAKNLIERGALELLSVAEPAE, encoded by the coding sequence ATGTCCGATTCTGTAAGAATAGCTACTCGTGGTTCGGAGTTAGCTCTGTGGCAAGCAAACCTCGTTGCCGCGCTCCTACCCACACCAACGGAGATCGTCATAGTTGAGACAGAGGGCGATCGGTCAGCTGATCGCAACCTCGCCGAGATTGGCGGTCAAGGAGTATTTGTTAAAGAGGTACAACAGAAGTTGCTGGATAGTCAGGTGAGGTTGGCGGTCCACTCTGCAAAGGATCTTCCTAGTGCTATCGTTGGGGGACTCGAGGTCGCTGCTTGGCTCGCACGCGCGGATCCTCGTGACGTGATTGTCGGCTCCCTGCTAAAGGATCTCCCTCGTGGTGCTCACGTGGGAACATCTTCTACCCGGCGAGCGGCTCAATTGCTAGCGCTGCGTCCGGATGTCGAGATTGAGATACTTCGAGGCAATATTCGTACGAGACTCAAAAAAGGACAGCGGATGGATGCCATTTTTGTGGCAGCTGCTGCACTCGAACGATTAGATCTCCACCCACCTGTGATGGAGATCCTAGAGCCGGAGGTTATGCTGCCTCAAGTTGGTCAGGGAGCTATTGCGGTGGAGTGCCGTTCGGACGATTTCGAGATGCTCGGACTCCTAGCGTCGATCAATGATCGCGACACTCAGCAGGAGATACTTGCAGAGCGGAGTTTTCTCCAGGTGTTTGGGACTGGATGCAGTCTTCCGATTGGTGGGTTTGCGAGAGCAGGTGAAGACGGACTAATGCTCTATGGCATGGTGGCCAAGAGTGACGGAACAAGAGTTCTGCGGGCGGCCCAAAGTGGGGATGAGCCGATCGAGCTTGGCCGCTCGCTGGCGAAGAATTTGATAGAGCGTGGAGCGCTTGAGCTTCTCTCCGTAGCGGAACCTGCGGAGTAG
- the cobA gene encoding uroporphyrinogen-III C-methyltransferase, which yields MVARVALVGAGPGDPGLITVRGLELLRKADVVVTDFLVDVRLKQLIPKHVEIVDVGKRPGKTSFSQDAINRELIRLSRSHELVVRLKGGDPFLFGRGGEEVDALLGADIAVEVVPGITSALAGPMFAGVPVTHRGLADGYIVITGHRHADAPLDYDWSALVNSGLTIVVLMGVAHRGVIAKALVDAGMDTATSVTAIESVTWAQERCLRTTVGQLADIEIASPAVIVIGKTAGVDLGWRRSLPLAGWSIHLLRPFDVGDELAVGLRDFGATVVQAPAIEIRDPSDGGLALKAALREIDAYDWLVFTSKNGVERTLNEIADLRTLAGTKIACIGSGTRSALERHRVGCDLMPTEFVGESLVASFPEGSGRVLFPRARVAREVVPEGLTAKGWSVDVVEAYQVHIPEPMMTPDLAAALDVTVFTAASTVDGYRAQYPEVKPKRAVAIGPVTADRLRGVGIDQIHVAQEYSVQGLTELLSWLASSPADS from the coding sequence TTGGTCGCGCGAGTAGCACTGGTAGGGGCGGGACCTGGAGATCCAGGTCTGATCACCGTTAGAGGCTTGGAACTGTTGCGGAAGGCTGATGTCGTCGTAACAGATTTTTTAGTTGATGTCCGACTTAAACAGCTGATCCCAAAGCACGTTGAGATAGTCGATGTAGGGAAGCGACCCGGGAAGACCTCATTTTCGCAAGATGCAATCAATCGAGAACTTATCCGTTTGAGCCGGTCGCATGAGCTTGTCGTTCGCCTCAAAGGCGGAGATCCGTTTCTCTTTGGACGAGGGGGTGAAGAGGTTGATGCGTTACTTGGAGCTGATATTGCGGTGGAAGTCGTCCCCGGCATCACGTCTGCCTTAGCGGGTCCAATGTTTGCTGGTGTGCCCGTAACGCACCGAGGTCTTGCAGATGGCTATATCGTCATCACCGGTCACCGGCACGCTGATGCGCCACTCGACTACGACTGGTCAGCCTTGGTCAATTCTGGGCTCACCATCGTCGTTTTGATGGGCGTTGCACATCGAGGCGTCATTGCTAAGGCGCTGGTGGACGCGGGTATGGATACCGCAACCTCTGTCACCGCGATCGAATCTGTCACCTGGGCTCAGGAACGTTGTCTCCGGACGACCGTCGGTCAGTTGGCGGATATAGAGATTGCGTCTCCGGCGGTTATCGTTATCGGCAAGACAGCAGGTGTTGACCTGGGTTGGCGTCGATCGCTTCCATTGGCCGGTTGGAGTATCCACCTCCTCAGGCCCTTCGATGTTGGTGACGAGCTTGCAGTTGGATTACGTGACTTTGGAGCAACGGTCGTTCAGGCGCCTGCGATCGAGATTCGTGATCCGTCTGACGGAGGGCTAGCTTTGAAAGCCGCACTGCGGGAGATCGATGCTTACGATTGGCTTGTGTTTACCTCAAAGAATGGTGTTGAGCGGACACTGAATGAGATTGCTGATCTGAGGACGTTGGCTGGAACCAAGATAGCCTGTATCGGTTCTGGGACCAGGTCAGCGTTAGAACGTCATCGAGTTGGCTGTGATCTCATGCCTACAGAGTTTGTTGGGGAATCATTGGTGGCGAGCTTTCCTGAAGGAAGTGGCAGAGTGTTATTCCCTCGAGCTCGTGTAGCCCGGGAAGTCGTGCCGGAAGGACTGACTGCCAAAGGCTGGTCTGTGGACGTTGTTGAGGCCTATCAGGTCCATATCCCAGAGCCGATGATGACGCCGGACCTTGCTGCGGCATTGGATGTGACCGTCTTCACTGCTGCCTCAACCGTGGATGGTTATCGTGCCCAATATCCAGAGGTGAAGCCGAAGCGGGCCGTAGCTATTGGACCGGTGACGGCGGATCGTCTGCGAGGCGTTGGCATCGATCAGATTCATGTCGCACAAGAATATTCGGTGCAAGGTTTGACGGAGTTGCTTTCCTGGCTCGCCTCCTCGCCAGCTGATTCGTAG
- the hemB gene encoding porphobilinogen synthase, with protein MEHFRRPRRLRATAQVRDLVAETRLHRQQFILPMFVREGISHPVPIASMPGVVQHSTASAIEEVRALLDCGVSSVLLFGVTDHKDEDGSYACRSDFILQRTISELKDTFGDSVFVFSDLCLDEYTSHGHCGVLDAMGRVDNDRTLLRYQELAQSLASAGVDMVAPSGMMDHQVAAIREALDDMHATECGILAYSAKYASALYGPFREAVDVQIADGGDRRAYQQDYRNQREALHEVELDLAEGADMVMVKPASYYLDVLAKIRAFCPVPLTAYQVSGEYSMIISASQAGFIDRKQTIIESLTAIVRAGADNVLTYFAKEAAGWI; from the coding sequence ATGGAACATTTTCGACGACCACGGCGGTTGCGAGCAACCGCTCAAGTGCGAGACCTTGTCGCAGAGACGCGACTCCATCGCCAGCAGTTTATTCTGCCGATGTTCGTCCGCGAGGGAATTAGTCATCCGGTGCCAATCGCATCTATGCCTGGAGTTGTACAGCACTCGACGGCGAGTGCCATCGAGGAGGTTCGCGCTCTCCTGGATTGCGGTGTCTCTAGTGTCCTCCTCTTTGGAGTGACTGATCACAAGGACGAGGATGGCAGCTATGCATGTCGATCCGACTTCATCCTACAACGCACGATTAGCGAGTTGAAGGATACCTTCGGCGACTCGGTCTTTGTATTTAGCGATCTGTGCCTGGATGAGTACACCTCGCATGGACATTGTGGCGTGCTAGATGCAATGGGACGAGTCGACAACGACCGCACCTTGCTCCGTTATCAGGAACTTGCTCAATCGCTTGCGAGTGCTGGTGTCGATATGGTCGCACCTTCAGGCATGATGGATCATCAGGTCGCCGCGATCAGAGAGGCGCTCGATGACATGCACGCAACGGAGTGTGGCATTCTGGCCTACTCTGCCAAATACGCCTCTGCTCTCTACGGGCCGTTCCGAGAGGCGGTCGATGTTCAGATTGCCGATGGGGGCGATCGACGCGCCTATCAACAGGACTATCGAAATCAGCGTGAGGCGTTACACGAGGTTGAGTTGGATCTAGCGGAAGGTGCCGATATGGTAATGGTCAAGCCAGCCTCATACTATCTCGATGTGCTTGCAAAGATTCGAGCTTTCTGCCCAGTCCCGTTGACGGCCTACCAAGTATCAGGGGAGTATTCGATGATAATTTCAGCATCGCAGGCGGGGTTCATAGACCGAAAGCAGACGATTATTGAGTCGTTGACCGCAATAGTCCGAGCCGGTGCGGACAACGTCCTCACCTACTTTGCCAAGGAGGCGGCAGGATGGATATGA